Within the Enterobacter bugandensis genome, the region CCAGCGCAATGGGGAACATCCACATCGGCACCATCGCCGGGAAGTTAAACGGCGTGATCCCGGCGCAGACGCCGAGCGGCTGCATCAGCGAGTGGCTGTCGACGCCGGTACCGACGTTCGCAGAGTGTTCACCCTTTTGCAGATGCGGGATACCGCAGGCAAATTCCACCACTTCCAGGCCGCGGGTCAGTTCGCCCACCGCGTCGGAGAAAACCTTGCCGTGCTCTTCGCTGATGATGCGGGCCAGGCGCGTCATGTTCTCTTCCAGCAGCGCCTTGAAGCGGAACATCACGCGCGCGCGCTTAAGCGGAGCCTGGCGCGCCCACGCGGGAAACGCCTGCTGCGCGGCGGCAATCGCCTGCTCCGTTTCCTGCGCCGTACTCATCACCACCTGGCGGATCTGCTCGCCGGTGGCCGGGTTGAAGATCGCCTGAACGCGCTGGCCTGAACCGGTGACACATTCGCCGTGAATAAAATTCGCTACCGTCTCCATCCTTAACCTCTCGCTGTTGATACGTGACTGTTACCTGAACGCTGTGTACAGGACACTATATATGAAACAAATATTCCATTTTAAGTTGAAATAAAATAAATGATGATTATTGTGATCAAGGATGGATTTTTATGTTTACAGCCAGCAACACTGACGCTGCGTGCGCTATTAAGGGATTTCGGGCGAGGAAATGACTGAAGCTTCTGTTTCATTTTTGCTGCCAGATGGATGGCCGACATTTAAAAGACGCGGTTTTGCGTTTAGAATCATCAGACTGTATTTGGGGGATAACATGACGACAGCAACCAGCCTGAACGAACTGCAGCAGCAAATCCGCGATCGCTACGATAGCCTGAGCAAGAGGCTGCAGCAGGTCTCCCGCTACGTGCTGGATAACACCAACAGCGTGGCCTTTGATACGGTTGCCGTCATTGCCGAGCGCGCCGACGTGCCGCCTTCGACGCTGATCCGCTTTGCTAACGCCTTTGACTTCACCGGCTTCAACGAAATGAAACAGCTGTTTCGCATGAACCTGGTGGAGGAGACGGCCAGCTACAGCGACCGCGCGCGGCTGTTCCGCGAAATGGAGAGCGAGGCCGTGCCGGAAACGCCGCTCGATATTCTGCAGGAGTTCGCCCGCTCGAACGCGCAGGCGCTACAGCAGCTGGCCGCCCGCGCCGAGCCGGAAATGTTGGAGCGCGCGGTACAGCTGCTGGCCGACGCCGACACTATCTACATCGCCGGACTGCGCCGCTCGTTTAGCGTCGCGGCCTACCTCACCTACGCCCTGAGCCACCTGGAGTGCCGCCCTATCCTGCTCGACGGCATGGGCGGGATGCTGCGCGAGCAAATCAGCCGCATTAAGGCGCGCGACATCGTGGTGTCGATCAGCTTCTCGCCATACGCGGAAGAGACGGTGATGGTCAGCGAAACCGCCGCCAGCGTCGGCGCCCGGCAGATCGTGATTACGGACAGCCAGATAAGCCCGCTGGCAACGTTCAGCGATCTCTGCTTTGTGGTGAAGGAGGCGCAGGTGGATGCGTTCCGGTCTCAGTCGGCAACGCTGTGCCTGGTGCAGTCGCTGGTGGTGGCGCTGGCGTATCGGTTGGGCGAAGGGAAATAAGGCAATAAAAAACCCCCTGCGCAGGCAGAGGGTTTGGGTGTTAATTCAGAGGGAAATCATTCCCACTCAATCGTAGCCGGTGGCTTACCGCTGATGTCATACACCACGCGGGAAATACCGTTCACTTCGTTGATGATGCGGTTAGACACGCGGCCTAAGAAGTCATACGGCAGGTGCGCCCAGTGTGCGGTCATGAAGTCGATGGTTTCCACCGCACGCAGGGAAACAACCCAGTCGTACTTACGGCCATCGCCCATGACGCCGACGGAGCGAACCGGCAGGAACACGGTGAACGCCTGGCTTACCTTGTTGTACAGGTCAGCTTTGTGCAGTTCTTCGATGAAGATCGCGTCCGCGCGACGCAGCAGGTCGCAGTACTCTTTCTTCACTTCGCCCAGCACGCGCACGCCCAGACCCGGCCCCGGGAACGGGTGACGGTAGAGCATGTCGTACGGCAGACCCAGTTCCAGACCGATCTTACGCACTTCGTCTTTGAACAGCTCGCGCAGCGGTTCAACCAGGCCCATCTTCATCTCTTTCGGCAGGCCGCCCACGTTGTGGTGAGATTTGATGACGTGCGCTTTACCGGTTGCGGAGGCCGCAGACTCGATCACGTCCGGGTAGATGGTACCCTGCGCCAGCCACTTCACGTCTTCCAGCTTCAGCGCTTCTTCGTCGAATACTTCCACGAAGACGCGACCGATGATTTTACGTTTCGCTTCCGGATCGTTCTCGCCTTTCAGCGCGTCCAGGAAGCGCTGCTCGCCTTCCACGTGAACGATGTTCAGACCGAAGTGGTCGCCGAACATGTCCATGACCTGCTTCGCTTCGTTCAGACGCAGCAGACCGTTGTCCACGAAGACGCAGGTCAGGTTTTTGCCGATGGCACGGTGCAGCAGCATCGCGGTGACGGAGGAGTCCACGCCGCCGGAGAGGCCGAGGATCACTTTGTCATCGCCAACCTGCTGGCGGATACGCTCAACGGCGTCATCGATGATTTTTGCCGGGGTCCACAGGGCTTCACACTGGCAGATGTCACGCACGAAGCGCTCCAGCATGCGCATACCCTGACGGGTGTGGGTCACTTCCGGGTGGAACTGCACGCCGTAGAAGCGTTTTTCTTCGTTCGCCATGATGGCGAACGGGCAGCTTTCGGTGCTGGCTACGGTCACGAAGTCGGATGGGATGGCGGTAACCTTGTCGCCATGGCTCATCCACACGTCCAGCAGCGGCTTGCCGTCTGCGGTCAGGGAGTCTTCGATACCGCGCACCAGCGCGCTGTCGGTGACAACTTCAACCTGCGCGTAGCCAAACTCACGCTCGTTAGAGCCTTCTACGTGACCGCCCAGCTGCATCGCCATGGTCTGCATGCCGTAGCAGACGCCGAATACCGGCACGCCCGCTTCGAACACGTACTGCGGCGCGCGCGGGCTGTTCTCTTCGGTGGTGCTTTCCGGGCCGCCGGACAGGATGATGCCGCTTGGATTGAATTCGCGAATCTGTGCTTCCGTGACATCCCACGCCCACAGCTCACAGTAAACGCCCAGTTCACGCACGCGGCGCGCGACCAACTGAGTGTACTGAGAACCGAAGTCCAGGATGAGAATGCGATGTTTATGAATGTTTTCCGTCATTGACGCTAATTCCGAGGCAAGTGAAACAAAACAAAGCGCCCGGCAGAAGCCGGGCGCGGAAACTTATCAGGAGCCCAGACGGTAGTTCGGGGACTCTTTGGTGATCGTCACGTCGTGAACGTGGCTCTCCTGGATACCCGCACCGCTGATGCGTACGAATTCCGCTTTGGTACGCAGCAGGTCAATGGTACCACAGCCGGTCAGACCCATACAGGAACGCAGGCCGCCCATCTGCTGGTGAATGATCTCTTTCAGACGGCCTTTATAGGCCACGCGGCCTTCGATACCTTCCGGTACCAGTTTGTCAGCAGCGTTATCGGTCTGGAAGTAACGGTCAGAGGAACCTTTGGACATCGCGCCCAGGGAGCCCATTCCACGGTAAGATTTGTAAGAACGGCCCTGGTAGAGTTCGATTTCGCCCGGGGATTCTTCGGTACCAGCGAGCATGGAGCCAACCATTACGGCAGCAGCGCCCGCGGCGATGGCTTTAGCAATGTCGCCAGAGAAGCGGATACCGCCGTCAGCGATAACCGGAATACCGGTGCCTTCCAGCGCTTCAACCGCGTCAGAAACCGCGGTGATCTGTGGAACGCCCACGCCGGTCACGATACGGGTGGTACAGATGGAGCCAGGGCCGATACCCACTTTCACCGCGCTGCAGCCGGCGTCAGCCAGCGCGCGAGCGCCTGCGCCCGTCGCCACGTTGCCGCCAATGATCTGCAGGTCAGGGTATTTTGCACGGGTGTCGCGAATACGCTGCAGCACGCCTTCGGAGTGGCCGTGAGAGGAGTCAATCAGCAGGACATCAACGCCCGCCGCCACCAGCGCGTCAACGCGCTCTTCGTTACCTGCACCCGCGCCTACGGCAGCGCCGACGCGCAGACGGCCATGCTCGTCTTTACAGGCGTTCGGTTTACGCTCTGCTTTCTGGAAATCTTTAACGGTGATCATGCCGCGCAGGTGGAAGTTCGCATCCACAACCAGCGCTTTCTCAACGCGTTTTTCGTGCATTTTCGCCAGCACCACGTCGCGAGTTTCGCCTTCGCGGACGGTCACCAGACGCTCTTTTGGCGTCATGTAGACGCTGACAGGCTGGTTCAGGTCAGTCACAAAGCGCACGTCACGACCGGTGATGATGCCCACCAGTTCATTGTCTTCGGTCACTACCGGGTAGCCGGCAAAGCCGTTACGTTCGGTCAGGGCTTTCACTTCGTGCAGGGTAGTGGTTGGCAGAACGGTCTGAGGGTCGGACACGATGCCGGACTCATGCTTCTTCACGCGGCGAACTTCTTCCGCCTGACGCTCGATAGACATGTTTTTGTGGATAAAGCCAATGCCGCCTTCCTGTGCCAGGGCGATAGCCAGGCGCGCTTCAGTCACGGTGTCCATTGCCGCGGAGAGCATAGGAATGTTCAGACGAATGGTTTTCGTCAACTGCGTGCTGAGGTCGGCAGTATTCGGCAGAACGGTGGAATGAGCGGGAACGAGGAGGACGTCGTCAAACGTCAGTGCTTCTTTAGCGATACGTAGCATGGGCAATATCTCTGACCTGGGTGGTTAAATATTGCCGTGGCATTATACAGAGCGTAACCGATTGCATCTACACTTTTTTGAAAAAATGCTTGCGAATGCCTCTCAGCAGGTTACTATCGACTGAATAACTTGCTGATTTAGAATTTGATCCCGCTCACATGTTATCCTCTCAATCCCCCTCAATTTATACTGTCAGCCGCCTTAATCAGACGGTGCGTTTGCTGCTTGAGCAGGAAATGGGGCAGGTCTGGATCAGCGGTGAAATCTCAAACTTCACGCAGCCGTCTTCCGGACACTGGTACTTTACCTTAAAAGACGATACCGCCCAGGTGCGCTGCGCGATGTTCCGTAACAGCAACCGCCGCGTGCCGTTCCGTCCGCAGCACGGCCAGCAGGTTCTGGTTCGCGCCAATATCACCCTGTATGAGCCGCGCGGCGATTATCAAATCATCGTTGAAAGCATGCAGCCCGCGGGCGAAGGTCTGCTGC harbors:
- the guaA gene encoding glutamine-hydrolyzing GMP synthase, with amino-acid sequence MTENIHKHRILILDFGSQYTQLVARRVRELGVYCELWAWDVTEAQIREFNPSGIILSGGPESTTEENSPRAPQYVFEAGVPVFGVCYGMQTMAMQLGGHVEGSNEREFGYAQVEVVTDSALVRGIEDSLTADGKPLLDVWMSHGDKVTAIPSDFVTVASTESCPFAIMANEEKRFYGVQFHPEVTHTRQGMRMLERFVRDICQCEALWTPAKIIDDAVERIRQQVGDDKVILGLSGGVDSSVTAMLLHRAIGKNLTCVFVDNGLLRLNEAKQVMDMFGDHFGLNIVHVEGEQRFLDALKGENDPEAKRKIIGRVFVEVFDEEALKLEDVKWLAQGTIYPDVIESAASATGKAHVIKSHHNVGGLPKEMKMGLVEPLRELFKDEVRKIGLELGLPYDMLYRHPFPGPGLGVRVLGEVKKEYCDLLRRADAIFIEELHKADLYNKVSQAFTVFLPVRSVGVMGDGRKYDWVVSLRAVETIDFMTAHWAHLPYDFLGRVSNRIINEVNGISRVVYDISGKPPATIEWE
- the guaB gene encoding IMP dehydrogenase, whose amino-acid sequence is MLRIAKEALTFDDVLLVPAHSTVLPNTADLSTQLTKTIRLNIPMLSAAMDTVTEARLAIALAQEGGIGFIHKNMSIERQAEEVRRVKKHESGIVSDPQTVLPTTTLHEVKALTERNGFAGYPVVTEDNELVGIITGRDVRFVTDLNQPVSVYMTPKERLVTVREGETRDVVLAKMHEKRVEKALVVDANFHLRGMITVKDFQKAERKPNACKDEHGRLRVGAAVGAGAGNEERVDALVAAGVDVLLIDSSHGHSEGVLQRIRDTRAKYPDLQIIGGNVATGAGARALADAGCSAVKVGIGPGSICTTRIVTGVGVPQITAVSDAVEALEGTGIPVIADGGIRFSGDIAKAIAAGAAAVMVGSMLAGTEESPGEIELYQGRSYKSYRGMGSLGAMSKGSSDRYFQTDNAADKLVPEGIEGRVAYKGRLKEIIHQQMGGLRSCMGLTGCGTIDLLRTKAEFVRISGAGIQESHVHDVTITKESPNYRLGS
- a CDS encoding MurR/RpiR family transcriptional regulator, giving the protein MTTATSLNELQQQIRDRYDSLSKRLQQVSRYVLDNTNSVAFDTVAVIAERADVPPSTLIRFANAFDFTGFNEMKQLFRMNLVEETASYSDRARLFREMESEAVPETPLDILQEFARSNAQALQQLAARAEPEMLERAVQLLADADTIYIAGLRRSFSVAAYLTYALSHLECRPILLDGMGGMLREQISRIKARDIVVSISFSPYAEETVMVSETAASVGARQIVITDSQISPLATFSDLCFVVKEAQVDAFRSQSATLCLVQSLVVALAYRLGEGK